A stretch of Perognathus longimembris pacificus isolate PPM17 chromosome 1, ASM2315922v1, whole genome shotgun sequence DNA encodes these proteins:
- the Rmi1 gene encoding recQ-mediated genome instability protein 1: MSVTAIASRVETWLLATWHVKVPQMWLEACINWIQEENDNVNLTQAQINKQVFEQWLLTDLRDLEYPLLPDGILEIQKGELNGFYALQINSLVDVSQPAYSQIQKLRGKNTINDLVTAETQVTLKPWEAKSSRMLMLQITDGIVQMQAMEYQSVPALHSDLSPGTKILIHGNISFRLGVLLLKPENVKVLGGEVDALLEEYAQEKVLARLIGELDPVASVIPSDSTQNIPRVTDVLDSALGPSDEELLASLDENDELGENNDTSLERCLNTGSSSNTTPMRQSSFEPGPVTSPKPKEKQPNQSMYFTDGNLDDFSLEEALLLEETVQKEQMETKELQPLTLSKNIAKHIEGFSHKPNTPGDFSLAHKQGDNNWNENKLSEQMTPSARHQNSSSFLDNGNVSLAHGFINKDTEVETNSKIKQIISSSDEHFLSNKILNRDINCVPKTSSQISSENRHHLQACSSKSVENITELSTAMDLHSPPFIYLSALMASKPKEVTTVKVKAFIVTLTGNLSSSGGLWSITAKVSDGTAYLDVDFVGEILTSLIGFSVQEMRKLKKDPLKYQTFLEGLQKCQRNLIDLCCLMTISFNPSLCKAMVLALEDVSMEHQENLKKRLNK, translated from the coding sequence ATGAGTGTAACTGCTATTGCATCAAGAGTTGAAACCTGGCTGTTAGCTACATGGCATGTTAAAGTACCTCAAATGTGGCTGGAAGCTTGTATTAACTGGATCCAAGAAGAAAATGATAATGTTAATTTGACCCAGGCACAAATTAATAAACAAGTATTTGAGCAATGGCTGCTTACTGATCTGAGAGATTTGGAATATCCTCTCTTACCTGATGGCATTTTAGAGATTCAAAAAGGAGAATTGAATGGGTTTTATGCTCTACAGATTAATTCTTTGGTTGATGTAAGTCAACCTGCATATTCTCAGATACAGAAGTTGAgaggaaaaaatacaataaatgatTTGGTTACAGCCGAAACGCAAGTTACCCTAAAGCCTTGGGAAGCAAAGTCTTCACGAATGTTGATGCTACAGATCACTGATGGAATTGTACAAATGCAGGCAATGGAGTATCAGTCTGTTCCAGCTCTTCATAGTGATCTTTCTCCAGGTACAAAAATTTTGATTCATGGAAACATTTCTTTCCGTCTTGGTGTACTCTTATTAAAGCCAGAAAATGTAAAGGTTTTAGGAGGTGAAGTAGATGCACTTTTAGAGGAATATGCCCAAGAAAAAGTACTGGCAAGGTTAATTGGGGAACTTGATCCTGTTGCCTCAGTAATACCAAGTGATTCCACCCAAAATATCCCCAGAGTTACAGATGTTCTAGATTCTGCTTTAGGACCTTCTGATGAAGAACTTTTGGCAAGTCTTGATGAAAATGATGAACTTGGAGAAAACAATGACACCTCCTTGGAAAGGTGTTTGAACACAGGCAGTTCCTCAAATACTACTCCTATGAGACAGTCAAGTTTTGAGCCAGGACCTGTTACTTCTCCAAAACCAAAGGAGAAACAACCAAACCAATCTATGTATTTCACCGATGGGAATTTAGATGACTTCTCCCTGGAGGAGGCCTTACTTTTAGAAGAAACTGTCCAGAAAGAACAGATGGAAACCAAAGAATTACAGCCACTGACTTTGAGTAAAAACATAGCCAAGCATATAGAGGGGTTTTCACATAAACCTAATACTCCAGGTGACTTTTCTTTGGCTCACAAACAAGGAGACAATAATTGGAATGAAAACAAATTATCTGAACAAATGACTCCATCTGCTAGACACCAAAACAGTAGTTCTTTTTTAGATAATGGTAATGTATCTTTAGCCCATGGTTTTATAAATAAAGATACAGAAGTAGAgacaaatagcaaaataaaacaaatcatcaGCAGTTCAGATGAACATTTCTtaagcaataaaatattaaatagagaCATTAACTGTGTACCAAAAACGAGTTCACAAATTTCTAGTGAAAATCGTCACCATTTACAAGCTTGTTCTTCAAAATCAGTAGAGAATATCACTGAGCTTTCTACTGCTATGGATTTACATTCTCCACCCTTTATCTACTTGTCTGCCCTAATGGCCAGCAAACCAAAGGAAGTTACAACAGTAAAAGTGAAAGCATTTATTGTGACTCTAACTGGAAATCTCTCGAGTTCTGGTGGCCTTTGGAGTATCACTGCAAAGGTTTCTGATGGTACTGCCTATCTAGATGTAGACTTTGTGGGTGAAATACTGACTAGTTTAATAGGAttttcagtacaagaaatgagaaagttaaaaaaagatcCTCTTAAATACCAAACGTTCCTTGAAGGTTTGCAGAAATGTCAGAGAAATCTAATAGATTTGTGCTGTCTAATGACTATTTCATTTAATCCATCTTTGTGTAAAGCCATGGTACTTGCATTAGAGGATGTTAGTATGGAACACCAGGAAAACCTGAAGAAGAGGTTGAATAAATAA
- the LOC125352066 gene encoding 40S ribosomal protein S2-like — protein sequence MSPLQQEGWEAPGGPPGDPGLGGLGGFGGGGFSPCCGRGWGYCRGAPGGKAGDKEWIPMAKLGHLVKDMKIKSLEEIYLFSLPIKDFFLGVSLKDKVLKIMPMQKQIQADQHTRFKAFVAIGDYNSHVGLSGVKCSKEVATAIRGAIILANLFIIPVQRSYWANKIGKPHTVLCKETDRQMRICAGAPHPRTQRHWDGFSFCPQEVIDDGWC from the coding sequence ATGTCGCCCCTGCAGCAGGAGGGCTGGGAGGCCCCAGGGGGGCCCCCTGGGGACCCAGGCTTGGGAGGCCTGGGTGGCTTTGGAGGAGGAGGCTTCAGTCCCTGCTGTGGTAGAGGCTGGGGTTATTGCCGCGGGGCTCCTGGAGGCAAGGCTGGAGACAAGGAATGGATACCCATGGCCAAACTGGGCCACCTGGTAAAGGACATGAAGATCAAGTCTTTGGAGGAGATCTATCTTTTCTCCCTGCCCATCAAGGACTTTTTCCTGGGGGTGTCACTCAAGGACAAGGTGTTAAAGATCATGCCTATGCAGAAGCAGATCCAAGCTGACCAGCATACCAGATTCAAGGCATTTGTAGCCATTGGTGACTACAATAGCCATGTGGGTCTGTCTGGTGTTAAGTGCTCCAAGGAGGTGGCCACTGCCATCCGAGGGGCCATCATCCTAGCCAACCTCTTCATCATCCCTGTACAGAGAAGCTACTGGGCGAACAAGATTGGCAAGCCCCACACCGTCCTGTgcaaggagacagacaggcagatgaggATCTGTGCCGGTGCACCTCATCCCCGCACCCAGAGGCACTGGGATGGTTTTAGCTTCTGTCCCCAAGAAGTTATAGATGATGGCTGGTGTTGA